From Acidipropionibacterium acidipropionici, one genomic window encodes:
- a CDS encoding LacI family DNA-binding transcriptional regulator, producing the protein MTARLKDVASHAGVSVKTVSNVVNNKPFVKPETRQRVEAAIKELGYRPNLAARQLKRGRSGFIGLVVPEFETPYFAELASRIWAEAEKHGYTTLLNLTGADPKLERNAFQGVGNQLIDGLIFSPQALSGPQIVERAHELPMVMLGEQPVPPGLDHVAIDSVRAARKATDHLLSRGHRRIGAIGLNTERGTSLDRAEGYRQALRSAGISPEADLMVGVPSYSRRAGHAAMNRLLSLPEPPTAVFCFNDAMAVGAIRACYEAGLSVPREMAVAGVDDIPEGRYITPSLTTVSPDLEFLARESFRLLLRRIEAGQTGEQLEDADILVPWRLTIRESTGGAGAL; encoded by the coding sequence ATGACAGCACGCCTCAAGGATGTTGCCTCCCATGCCGGCGTCTCGGTCAAGACTGTTTCCAACGTTGTGAACAACAAGCCGTTCGTGAAGCCCGAGACCCGCCAACGCGTGGAGGCCGCCATCAAGGAACTCGGGTACCGCCCGAACCTCGCCGCCCGACAGCTCAAACGCGGGCGGAGCGGATTCATCGGACTGGTCGTCCCCGAGTTCGAGACCCCGTACTTCGCCGAGCTGGCCTCGCGGATCTGGGCCGAGGCGGAGAAGCACGGCTACACCACGCTGCTCAATCTCACCGGCGCCGACCCGAAGCTCGAGCGCAACGCCTTCCAGGGGGTGGGCAACCAGCTCATCGACGGGCTCATCTTCTCCCCCCAGGCCCTCTCCGGCCCCCAGATCGTCGAGCGCGCCCACGAACTGCCGATGGTGATGCTCGGCGAGCAGCCCGTGCCGCCGGGTCTGGACCACGTCGCCATCGACTCGGTGCGCGCAGCCCGCAAGGCCACCGATCACCTCCTGTCCCGCGGCCACCGGCGGATCGGCGCCATCGGCCTCAACACCGAGCGCGGCACCTCCCTGGACCGCGCCGAGGGCTACCGCCAGGCCCTGCGCTCGGCCGGCATCAGCCCGGAGGCCGACCTCATGGTCGGCGTCCCCAGCTACTCGCGGCGCGCCGGACACGCCGCCATGAACCGGCTCCTCTCCCTGCCCGAGCCCCCCACCGCGGTGTTCTGCTTCAACGACGCGATGGCCGTCGGCGCGATCCGCGCCTGCTACGAGGCCGGCCTGTCGGTACCCCGGGAGATGGCCGTGGCCGGCGTCGACGACATCCCCGAGGGCCGCTACATCACCCCCAGCCTCACCACCGTCTCCCCCGACCTGGAATTCCTGGCCCGGGAGTCCTTCCGCCTCCTGCTGCGCCGCATCGAGGCCGGACAGACCGGCGAGCAGCTGGAGGACGCCGACATCCTGGTGCCCTGGCGGCTCACCATCCGCGAGAGCACCGGAGGGGCCGGAGCGCTCTGA
- a CDS encoding sugar ABC transporter ATP-binding protein — MPSPQTKPSGSRPALEADHISRSFGPVKALDDVSFSVRPGSVHALIGENGAGKSTLIKVLTGVYQPETGTVLLHGEPARFNRPADAQDAGISTVYQEVNLIPKLSIARNVYLGREPRTKLGLIGTRTMDRKAQEVLDGFGLHVDVTAEADVVIMDEPTSSLERREVETLFAIVRRLRDAGKALIFVSHRLDELWEVCDDLTVLRDGRVVHTGTMAELDRRRLISLMLGRDIEEVAHQGATSFERSDTAAETAPKLTVKGLNVTGRLHDVSLSVRPGEVLGLAGLLGAGRSETVKAIYGALATTSSEVEVDGQKVRRNSIHSAMDAGIAMLSEDRKAEGIIPDLTVRENIMIAVPKKVSRFGVISAAKSRKLVEEYIDRLHIKVSGPEQLASELSGGNQQKVLLARWLATDPKVLLLDEPTRGIDVGAKAEVQQLIDDLAARGYAVVLISSETEEIADGSDRAIVLRDGRIDGELAGEELTNQRLLQVLVGTDTAQPSTDQQKADQTGEATGQ, encoded by the coding sequence ATGCCATCACCTCAGACGAAACCGTCCGGCTCCAGACCGGCTCTCGAGGCGGACCACATCTCCAGGAGCTTCGGCCCCGTCAAGGCCCTGGACGACGTGAGCTTCTCCGTCCGGCCCGGCTCGGTCCACGCCCTCATCGGAGAGAACGGCGCCGGGAAGTCCACCCTCATCAAGGTGCTCACCGGCGTCTACCAGCCCGAGACCGGAACCGTCCTCCTCCACGGCGAACCCGCCCGCTTCAACCGACCCGCCGACGCCCAGGACGCCGGAATCTCGACGGTCTACCAGGAGGTGAATCTCATCCCGAAGCTGTCGATCGCCCGCAACGTGTACCTCGGCCGCGAGCCGCGCACCAAGCTGGGCCTCATCGGCACCCGCACCATGGACCGCAAGGCCCAGGAGGTGCTCGACGGCTTCGGACTCCACGTCGACGTCACCGCCGAGGCCGACGTCGTCATCATGGACGAGCCCACCAGCTCCCTGGAGCGCCGCGAGGTCGAGACCCTCTTCGCCATCGTCCGCCGACTGCGCGACGCCGGCAAGGCCCTCATCTTCGTCTCCCACCGGCTCGACGAGCTGTGGGAGGTCTGCGACGACCTCACCGTCCTGCGCGACGGCCGCGTCGTCCACACCGGCACCATGGCCGAACTCGACCGGCGCCGCCTCATCTCGCTGATGCTCGGCCGAGACATCGAGGAGGTCGCCCACCAGGGCGCCACCAGCTTCGAACGCTCCGACACCGCCGCCGAGACGGCCCCCAAGCTCACCGTCAAGGGGCTCAACGTCACCGGCCGGCTCCACGACGTCTCCCTGTCCGTGCGCCCCGGTGAGGTCCTCGGCCTGGCCGGGCTGCTCGGCGCCGGACGCTCCGAGACCGTCAAGGCCATCTACGGCGCCCTGGCCACCACCTCCAGCGAGGTCGAGGTGGACGGTCAGAAGGTGCGCCGCAACTCGATCCACTCCGCCATGGACGCCGGCATCGCGATGCTCTCGGAGGACCGCAAGGCCGAGGGGATCATCCCCGACCTCACCGTCCGCGAGAACATCATGATCGCCGTACCCAAGAAGGTCTCGCGGTTCGGCGTCATCTCGGCGGCCAAGAGCCGCAAGCTCGTCGAGGAGTACATCGACCGGCTCCACATCAAGGTCTCCGGGCCCGAACAGCTCGCCTCCGAGCTGTCGGGCGGCAACCAGCAGAAGGTCCTGCTGGCCCGCTGGCTCGCCACCGACCCGAAGGTGCTGCTGCTCGACGAACCCACCCGCGGCATCGACGTCGGCGCCAAGGCCGAGGTGCAGCAGCTCATCGACGACCTGGCCGCCAGAGGCTACGCCGTCGTCCTCATCTCCTCGGAGACCGAGGAGATCGCCGACGGCTCCGACCGCGCCATCGTCCTTCGCGACGGACGCATCGACGGAGAACTCGCCGGCGAGGAGCTCACCAACCAGCGCCTCCTGCAGGTGCTCGTCGGCACCGACACCGCACAACCGAGCACCGACCAGCAGAAAGCCGACCAGACCGGGGAGGCGACAGGACAGTGA
- a CDS encoding ABC transporter substrate-binding protein produces MKDAAKAAGATAVVTNANSELPKQISDIQELINQKVDILVVAPVNSDGLTPALEAAHKAKIPVITIDRKVTDTFCKDYVSFLGSDFKVQGQRAADALAKQTNSKANVAVLLGPSGNNVTDGRRDGFVNQVKAKYPNIKIVAQQTANASRDEGQKVTAQLLQTHPEINAVYAFNDESGLGAMAAIQEAGKKPGSDVKIVSIDGTRNAVQAIVDGKYNGVIESNPRFGDLVFETLKQFYDGKAIAENIIIKDGEYTPENAKSTLGQAF; encoded by the coding sequence ATCAAGGACGCCGCCAAGGCCGCCGGCGCCACCGCCGTCGTCACCAACGCCAACTCCGAGCTGCCGAAGCAGATCTCCGACATCCAGGAGCTCATCAATCAGAAGGTCGACATCCTGGTCGTCGCCCCGGTCAACTCCGACGGCCTGACCCCCGCCCTGGAGGCCGCCCACAAGGCCAAGATCCCCGTCATCACCATCGACCGCAAGGTCACCGACACCTTCTGCAAGGACTACGTCTCCTTCCTCGGATCCGACTTCAAGGTGCAGGGCCAGCGGGCCGCCGACGCCCTGGCCAAGCAGACGAACTCCAAGGCCAACGTCGCCGTCCTCCTCGGCCCCTCGGGCAACAACGTCACCGACGGACGCCGCGACGGCTTCGTCAACCAGGTGAAGGCCAAGTACCCCAACATCAAGATCGTCGCCCAGCAGACCGCCAACGCCTCCCGCGACGAGGGCCAGAAGGTCACCGCCCAGCTGCTGCAGACCCACCCCGAGATCAACGCCGTCTACGCCTTCAACGACGAGTCCGGACTCGGCGCCATGGCCGCCATCCAGGAGGCCGGCAAGAAGCCCGGCAGCGACGTCAAGATCGTCTCCATCGACGGCACCCGCAACGCCGTCCAGGCCATCGTCGACGGCAAGTACAACGGTGTCATCGAGTCCAACCCGCGCTTCGGCGATCTCGTCTTCGAGACCCTCAAGCAGTTCTACGACGGCAAGGCGATCGCCGAGAACATCATCATCAAGGACGGCGAGTACACCCCCGAGAACGCCAAGTCGACCCTGGGCCAGGCGTTCTAG